From Plasmodium falciparum 3D7 genome assembly, chromosome: 9, one genomic window encodes:
- a CDS encoding gametocytogenesis-implicated protein, protein MLEERNENNENNEDNENNGYNQNNEYDQNNEYDQNNEYDQNNEYDQNNEYDQNNDYNQNNDYNQNNDYNQNNDYNQNNDYNQNNDYNLNSGYNLNSGYNLNSGYNLNSGYSLNSGYSLNNVYNQYSNNIENSGNILNNGFFGSSTNNNNRSILGGVREPIQLEARGFFINGRSNNVNRILVNVDHNNVPINSLNGTNHILGIPNNINMDSLIQTILLASSLIINTSARAVATSNRNTRNSNALTSDGEETMEEIVDDGMEEIDLNENSDFIHDGNPLGEYSNMEYELLNEVSASTDFSDYHSVVDEDLINFNDDVTLETQSMIAHGGSLSEIEETGDLSSDVDRLHSSIETTPRDDVVYIRGDIVLGEDEIIIENGEIILNNIDELFEDVPEMLENANLLEDREHVFEYNISVANENTTNQNSYNFNAPQDNTLTNYNISRFLQRYGTTTPNTQHNISIHRDGHSLRSDTNIYDRINGPSIRENSLYPGSFEMAQYADRYQMGHTIAEGFLY, encoded by the exons ATGTTAGAAGaaagaaatgaaaacaatgaaaataatgaagataacGAAAATAATGgatataatcaaaataatgagTATGATCAAAATAATGAGTATGATCAAAACAATGAGTATGATCAAAACAATGAGTATGATCAAAACAATGAGTATGAtcaaaataatgattataatcaaaataatgactataatcaaaataatgactataatcaaaataatgactataatcaaaataatgactataatcaaaataatgattataatctAAATAGTGGATATAATCTAAATAGTGGATATAATCTAAATAGTGGATATAATCTAAATAGTGGATATAGTCTAAATAGTGGATATAGTctaaataatgtatataatcaatatagtaataatatagaaaacagtggaaatattttaaataatggaTTTTTTGGTTCTTCGactaataataacaacaggAGTATATTAGGAGGAGTAAGGGAGCCAATACAATTAGAAGCGAGGggtttttttattaatggtAGAAGCAATAATGTCAATAGAATATTGGTAAATGTAGATCATAATAATGTCCCAATAAATTCATTGAATGGCACAAATCATATTTTGGGTATTcctaacaatataaatatggatTCATTGATACAGACTATACTTTTAGCTTCTAGTTTGATAATTAAT ACGTCCGCAAGAGCTGTTGCTACGAGTAATAGGAATACAAGAAACTCAAACGCATTGACATCCGACGGAGAAGAAACTATGGAAGAAATAGTAGATGATGGCATGGAAGAAATTGATTTAAATGAAAACTCGGATTTTATACATGATGGTAACCCCTTGGGAGAATATTCAAATATGGAATATGAACTTTTAAATGAAGTGTCTGCTAGTACAGATTTCTCAGATTATCATAGTGTTGTGGATGaagatttaattaattttaatgatGATGTTACTTTAGAAACACAATCCATGATAGCACACGGAGGGTCTTTGTCAGAAATAGAAGAAACTGGAGATTTATCTTCAGATGTTGATAGATTACATTCATCAATCGAAACTACTCCAAGAGATGATGTTGTATATATACGAGGTGATATTGTATTAGGAGAggatgaaataataatagaaaatggtgaaataatattaaataatattgatgaaTTATTTGAAGATGTACCTGAAATGTTGGAAAATGCAAATTTATTAGAAGATAGAGAACATGtttttgaatataatatatctgtAGCAAATGAAAATACAACAAACcaaaattcatataatttcaaTGCACCACAAGATAATACAttaacaaattataatatatctagATTTTTACAAAGATATGGTACAACCACTCCTAATACTCaacataatatatcaatACATCGAGATGGACATTCATTAAGATCAGACACTAATATTTACGATAGAATTAATGGCCCTTCTATACGTGAAAATTCATTATATCCAGGGAGCTTTGAAATGGCTCAATATGCTGACAGATACCAAATGGGACATACTATAGCTGAAgggtttttatattaa
- a CDS encoding cytoadherence linked asexual protein 9, which yields MIIWFIQPTIFYIIFILARNIQCTYKGDNINEIKSILDNDELYNSLSNLENLLLQTLEQDELKIPIMKGDLDKYLNMSNFKILNELNADGAEKPYIIPTSNCSANDIVKYEHTLKTQITLEYKPEISDMLKRKNIVVRTLKIIKFMQTPMSAYKNTNNIKQSLLEMNKLFTNKEKKLNEHTINALRLRDRIFNTNNLTHRSIKKGISTYMPIDTKSDIIDYDDLLFTNHPSIELMENLDKLANYYHIGIFNMIGSHYIAVGHFITLKLALKNYKKYFEIGSLKYLNWQSILKFNQSDRFKVLDLICDESSWYEGQMKRREQYLKNNIFSTSEECSVLEFLIHHMNKYQMELYSKMHKLSLNVQIYLENKHLKEKFLQFMCRSRKECNIYESDRFKQEQEKGIEFHDNNNYKFSQENDPVSKVVDPFNLFTNYFYFIKYYSVFNSDHIIYMHLLNFVGVLNGNNNAYVSSLYLPGYYNAIQLSYKDQVGLKELYQNLVKCVEKCYIRNRKNRSFSHRIASIFRHKKFDSSKCSICEGTLLYINDQSQDKMSMAQKFYIFVTKILKVNNISSFITNMNIYEDYSNYLMHDLNWYTFLFLFRMTTYKDIPNYSISNAMYLNIKDEDDTKRTMVTFQWMPSTIKRMHNYRIRKYVSIYLLEELEKLIDNKLIEKLKKCITFLIHLNAFLQLDFFSYLNETPANLQHPFPISMMIEARFKDWFIQYLTGFFFINYDDANTRYNMPENMKRGTFIPPKYSKWNIHLKRFIDEAFLMYFNQKHALTLFKYHNPYNISNKIMLMRDTFELYTKNYDQLIFGADIMLLRKTFSCTPMSTKVWDRVKYYLHNIIGNPINFYKHGLIYAYTLNKAMLKEVVNDFFVIYKMNKDLFSETSFLQTVYLLFKKIQGTYFSHRRNDDVSMNNIFMFNVEKNYSKMSQADREKEIHESMASRFFAKNLFTVFQMMFVIQISNDVDKLDRIYGKADMLRLSVHDEPFLRFAYAYYGSMYDKLTNVFFPMNIKKPTIQLKYGKTFIMANLYYLCSVLFSMYNLNNLGLLCEYQAIGSANFHSYKKMSQFIDKKFIPLVFYTLKARTEGIIGKEWYKMVFNDFDGKSMANTWPYFGYYMGGNMLYRNILYFPNHLPEELRKQTKGVELQQPEYEPSVHSIDWQVGYAISHGLSLSFFTFGMMKAYAYFENVIFFLRNSIRIFDRFYSILENYVCMYIKRLFNKLTVDKLLKAMSRAYTSTKKEGAYEEAMVSRVRNKENVVQEVQEDKGTDITPLPTFDIMDSKQNTNYMYNDNEDYFDDLDDNEQFLNSKDLLYYDDGIDRTKRYELIPLQRYRYDPF from the exons aTGATAATTTGGTTTATTCAACCAACgattttttacataatttttatcttaGCACGAAATATACAATGTACCTACAAAggagataatataaatgaaataaaaagcATATTAGACAATGATGAGTTATACAATAGCTTAAGCAATTTAGAAAATCTGTTATTGCAGACATTAGAACAAGATGAATTAAAGATTCCAATAATGAAAGGTGATCTTGATAAGTATTTAAATATGtcaaattttaaaatacttAATGAATTAAATGCTGATGGAGCAGAAAAGCCATATATAATACCTACATCCAATTGTAGTGCTAATGATATAgtaaaatatgaacataCTTTAAAAACTCAAATAACTCTAGAATATAAACCCGAAATATCTGATATgcttaaaaggaaaaatattgTTGTTAGaacattaaaaataataaaatttatgcAAACACCAATGAGTgcttataaaaatacaaataatataaaacaatcTTTATTAGAAATGAATAAACTTTTtacaaataaagaaaaaaaattaaacgaACATACTATTAATGCATTAAGACTCAGAGACAGGATATTCAATACCAATAATTTAACTCATAGATCTATTAAAAAGGGTATCTCTACATACATGCCAATAGACACGAAATCTGATATAATTGATTATGATGACCTTTTATTTACGAATCATCCAAGTATTGAACTTATGGAAAATCTAGATAAATTAGCCAATTACTATCATATaggaatatttaatatgattGGTTCACATTATATAG ctGTTGGGCATTTTATTACTTTAAAATTAGCTCtaaagaattataaaaagtattTTGAAATAGGAAGTTTGAAATATCTTAACTGGCAgagtattttaaaatttaatcaATCAGATAGATTTAAAGTGTTAGATTTGATTTGTGATGAAAGTAGTTGGTATGAAGGACAAATGAAAAGAAGAGAACaatatttaaagaataatatattttccacATCAGAAGAATGTTCCGTTTTAGAGTTTTTAATACATCACATGAATAAATACCAGATGGAATTATATAGTAAGATGCATAAATTAAGTTTGAATGTACAGatatatttagaaaataaacATTTAAAAGAGAAATTTTTACAATTTATGTGTAGAAGTAGAAAGGagtgtaatatatatgaaagtgATAGATTTAAACAAGAACAAGAAAAGGGTATAGAATTTCATGATAATAACAACTATAAATTTTCACAAGAAAATGATCCTGTTTCAAAAGTAGTTGATCCATTTAATTTGTttacaaattatttttattttataaaatattacagTGTTTTTAATAGtgatcatattatatatatgcatctTTTAAATTTCGTTGGAGTTTTAa ATGGAAATAATAATGCATATGTAAGTTCCTTATACTTACCAGGATATTATAATg cCATTCAGCTTTCTTATAAAGATCAGGTTGGATTGAAGGAATTATATCAAAATCTTGTAAaat GTGTtgaaaaatgttatataagaaatagaaaaaatagatCATTTTCTCACAGAATTGCTTCAATTTTTCGTCATAAGAAATTTGATAGTTCAAAATGTAGTATTTGTGAAGGAAccctattatatataaatg atCAATCTCAGGATAAAATGTCTATGGCAcagaaattttatatatttgtaacaaaaatattaaaagtaaataatataagctcctttataacaaatatgaatatttatgaGGATTATAGTAATTACTTAATGCACGATTTAAATTGGTATacctttttattcttatttagaATGACAACATATAAag ATATACCTAATTATAGCATTTCTAATGCCatgtatttaaatataaaagatgaagACGATACAAAAAGAACTATGGTTACATTCCAGTGGATGCCTTCAACTATAAAGAGAATGCATAATTATCGTATAAGAAAATatgtatctatatatttattagaaG AATTGGAAAAGCTAATTGATAATAAATTGATAGAGAAgcttaaaaaatgtataacatttttaatacatCTAAATGCATTTTTACAATTAGATTTCTTTAGTTATTTAAACGAAACACCTGCAAATCTTCAACACCCTTTCCCTATAAGTATGATGATAGAAGCTAGATTTAAAGATTGGTTTATTCAATATCTCACtggtttcttttttataaattatgatgatgCAAACACAAGATATAACATGCCTGAAAATATGAAACGAGGTACCTTTATACCACCGAAATATAGTAAATGGAACATTCACTTAAAAAGATTTATAGATGAAGcttttttaatgtattttAATCAAAAACATGCCCTAACCTTGTTCAAATATCATAACccatataatataagtaaTAAGATTATGCTAATGAGAGATACATttgaattatatacaaaaaattatgatcAACTTATCTTTGGAGCTGATATTATGCTTTTAAGAAAAACATTTTCATGTACTCCCATGTCTACAAAAGTATGGGATAGagttaaatattatttgcaTAATATTATTGGAAACCCTATCAACTTTTACAAACATGGacttatatatgcatataccTTAAATAAAGCCATGTTAAAAGAAGTGGTAAAtgatttttttgttatttataaaatgaacaaaGATTTATTTTCAGAAACCTCTTTCTTACAAACAGTCTATCTactctttaaaaaaatacaaggTACCTATTTTTCTCACAGAAGAAATGATGATGTg agtatgaataatattttcatgttTAATGTGGAAAAGAATTATTCTAAAATGAGCCAAGCAGATAGAGAGAAAGAAATCCATGAATCTATGGCATCCAGATTTTTtgcaaaaaatttatttacagTATTTCAAATGATGTTCGTTATACAAATAAGTAATGATGTAGATAAACTTGATAGAATATATGGTAAAGCAGACATGTTGCGTTTATCTGTACACGATGAACCTTTCTTACGTTTTGCCTATGCTTACTATGGAAGTATGTATGATAAATTAACAAATGTCTTTTTCccaatgaatataaaaaaaccaACCATCCAACTCAAATATGGAAAAACATTTATTATGGctaatttgtattatttatgttcAGTTCTTTTCTCCATGtacaatttaaataatttaggTCTTCTATGTGAATATCAAGCCATTGGAAGTGCCAATTTCcattcttataaaaaaatgtcacaatttattgataaaaaatttataccaTTAGTGTTTTATACACTTAAGGCAAGAACAGAAGGTATTATAGGAAAAGAATGGTATAAAATGGTTTTTAATGATTTTGATGGTAAATCAATGGCAAATACTTGGCCATATTTTGGATATTATATGGGAggtaatatgttatatagaaatattttatattttccaaaTCACTTACCTGAAGAATTGAGAAAACAAACAAAAGGTGTAGAATTACAACAACCAGAATATGAACCTTCTGTTCATAGTATTGATTGGCAAGTAGGTTATGCCATTAGTCATGGTTTGTCCCTTTCGTTTTTTACATTTGGTATGATGAAAGCATACGCTTATTTtgaaaatgttatatttttcttgagAAACTCTATCCGTATTTTTGATAGATTTTATTCAATATTAGAAAATTATGTGTGCATGTACATTAAAAGATTATTCAATAAATTGACAGTTGATAAATTACTCAAGGCTATGTCAAGAGCTTATACATCTACTAAAAAGGAAGGTGCTTACGAAGAAGCAATGGTATCAAGAGTTCGTAATAAAGAGAATGTAGTACAGGAAGTACAAGAGGATAAAGGTACTGACATTACTCCTCTTCCAACATTTGATATAATGGATTCAAAACAAAAtacaaattatatgtataatgataatgaagatTATTTTGATGATTTAGATGATAATGAACAATTTTTAAATAGTAAggatcttttatattatgatgatggTATAGATAGAACGAAACGTTATGAATTAATTCCTTTGCAACGTTATCGTTATGATCCtttttaa
- a CDS encoding ring-exported protein 1, with the protein MADYSSNEEETPKEEKKISKLEDMQSPFDYKRFFRKYTIFAPFILVYFTLMFFVNSTVQNGTMLLNSIKENANSKLPALLWNKIIGKGNDNEVNFEDKKMIEGNKSGNGEEHNKHKRRQVDNQEDDYDVDEYGNPKSGAPYKSEEEHAEQQNYYGEHHGDYEDKNEYHGKSNIENNKDFPEQGQKDEEKEKEAKKKAEEFEKRKQLHEEEKRKARETQQALHKKLQEQLQRLKEQEKKKVEHQKLIHKIKTQGDVDPAVQKVLNKYNQKEKDEEQQILKIRDLQVQLRHIQQRIQSLKSTNNGQPKTKDEYLQLKDLQKEYYDKEQDEQNMIEHLEHLQGEMQYLYEELQIVYDENQAKTAQAKDEQHELKPQAEKDASKLTTTYDQTKEVKPQAEKDASKLTTTYDQTKEVKPQAEKDASKLTTTYDQTKEVKPQAEKDALAKTENQNGELLPQAEKDASKLTTTYDQTKEVKPQAEKDALAKTENQNGELLPQAEKDASKLTTTYDQTKEVKPQAEKDALAKTENQNGELLPQAEKDASKLTTTYDQTKEVKPQAEKDALAKTENQSGELLTQAEKDALAKKESEAPKGSSTSDKNTTENQLNAEAQSEVKPQWQKDYWKSKNESQTETNNTWKKDSWKKKTEEQQNAEAQQEVKSPYEKYSYNKETKPQNDKYTLNKEVKPQNEKYTYNQKVKAENTESEKSLLESSVFN; encoded by the exons ATGGCTGATTATAGTAGTAATGAAGAGGAAACTCCAAaggaagaaaagaaaatctCTAAATTGGAAGATATGCAAAGCCCATTTGATTATAAAAGATTTTTTCGTAAGTACACAATCTTTGCTCCCTTTATTCTTGTGTACTTTACCTTAATGTTTTTTGTTAATTCGACTGTGCAAAATGGTACAATG TTATTAAATTCTATAAAGGAGAATGCCAACTCGAAACTTCCTGCTTTATTAtggaataaaataataggGAAGGGAAATGATAATGAAGTAAATTTTGAAGATAAGAAAATGATAGAAGGTAACAAATCTGGTAATGGAGAAGAGCACaataaacataaaagaaGACAAGTAGACAATCAAGAAGATGATTATGATGTTGATGAATATGGAAATCCAAAATCGGGTGCTCCATACAAGAGCGAAGAAGAACATGCAGAacaacaaaattattatggaGAACATCACGGAGATTATGAAGACAAAAACGAATATCATGGAAAATccaatatagaaaataataaagattttCCAGAACAGGGACAAAAAGacgaagaaaaagaaaaagaagcaaaaaaaaaagcggaagaatttgaaaaaagaaaacaactacatgaagaagaaaaaagaaaagctAGAGAAACACAACAAGCcttacataaaaaattacaagAACAATTACAACGATTAaaagaacaagaaaaaaagaaagtggAACACCAAAAgttaatacataaaattaaaacacaAGGTGATGTAGATCCAGCAGTGCAAAAAGTACTTAACAAGTATaatcaaaaagaaaaagatgaaGAACAACAGATACTTAAAATAAGAGACTTACAAGTACAATTACGTCATATCCAACAAAGAATTCAAAGTCTAAAATCTACTAATAATGGCCAACCAAAAACAAAAGATGAATATTTACAATTAAAAGATCtacaaaaagaatattatgataaagaACAAGATGAACAAAATATGATAGAACACTTAGAACACTTACAAGGAGAAATGCAATACTTATATGAAGAATTACAAATTGTATATGATGAAAACCAAGCAAAAACGGCGCAAGCAAAAGATGAACAACATGAATTGAAACCACAAGCTGAAAAAGATGCATCAAAACTAACAACAACATATGATCAAACAAAAGAAGTAAAACCACAAGCTGAAAAAGATGCATCAAAACTAACAACAACATATGATCAAACAAAAGAAGTAAAACCACAAGCTGAAAAAGATGCATCAAAACTAACAACAACATATGATCAAACAAAAGAAGTAAAACCACAAGCTGAAAAAGACGCATTAGCAAAAACAGAAAATCAAAATGGAGAATTATTGCCTCAAGCTGAAAAAGATGCATCAAAACTAACAACAACATATGATCAAACAAAAGAAGTAAAACCACAAGCTGAAAAAGACGCATTAGCAAAAACAGAAAATCAAAATGGAGAATTATTGCCTCAAGCTGAAAAAGATGCATCAAAACTAACAACAACATATGATCAAACAAAGGAAGTAAAACCACAAGCTGAAAAAGACGCATTAGCAAAAACAGAAAATCAAAATGGAGAATTATTGCCTCAAGCTGAAAAAGATGCATCAAAACTAACAACAACATATGATCAAACAAAGGAAGTAAAACCACAAGCTGAAAAAGACGCATTAGCAAAAACAGAAAATCAAAGTGGAGAATTACTTACTCAAGCTGAAAAAGATGCATTAGCAAAAAAAGAATCTGAAGCTCCAAAAGGTTCATCAACATCAGATAAAAACACAACGGAAAACCAATTAAATGCAGAAGCACAATCAGAAGTAAAACCACAATGGCAAAAAGACTATTGGAAATCAAAAAATGAGTCACAAACAGAAACAAATAATACATGGAAAAAAGATtcatggaaaaaaaaaacagaagaACAACAAAATGCAGAAGCTCAACAAGAAGTAAAATCaccatatgaaaaatattcatataataaagaaactAAACcacaaaatgataaatacACATTAAACAAAGAAGTAAAAccacaaaatgaaaaatacaCATACAATCAAAAAGTAAAAGCTGAAAATACTGAATCAGAAAAATCATTACTAGAAAGTTCTGTATTTAATTAA
- a CDS encoding ring-exported protein 2: MKMYLAEIFSSGKESLLSLKDTLGSSNFSPLKPCEGLECLPQVLFLYVIFLLLCTGIFMHNKNKLKKQQRLTNMNDSYDAKNSGFAEQYDQQQH, from the exons ATGAAAATGTATTTAGCTGAAATTTTTAGTTCTGGTAAAGAGTCTTTGTTATCTTTAAAGGATACTTTAGGATCTAGTAATTTTTCTCCACTGAAACCATGTGAAGGCCTTGAGTGTTTACCACAAGTATTATTTTTGTAcgttatatttcttttattatgtacAGGAATTTTTATgcataataagaataag cTTAAAAAACAACAAAGGTTAACAAATATGAATGATTCATATGATGCAAAAAATTCAGGATTCGCAGAACAGTATGATCAACAACAACATTAG
- a CDS encoding early transcribed membrane protein, producing MRILKVLTLLVFLLCINVFSPCYTKNGFLSRIKDRFTKFEKKMKDKENKKKLLISASIVGLSLLTNLIVGFAYYNYRKNQRNQALEFPQEESRRRAKETKEIIDEINIRSEKQMAKNFRMGNEIIPRLKEVMTSIENEGKKKNLDLTRDDIADMSYFIFKNLFHLSETWKKNPTLIPID from the coding sequence ATGAGGATTTTAAAAGTATTAACCCTTTTGGTATTTCTATTGTGCATCAATGTTTTCTCACCATGTTACACAAAGAATGGATTCCTTTCCAGGATTAAGGACCGATTTACTAagtttgaaaaaaaaatgaaggataaggaaaacaagaaaaaactTCTTATATCTGCATCAATTGTAGGATTATCTCTTCTAACTAATCTAATAGTTGGTTTTGCTTACTATAATTACAGAAAAAACCAAAGAAATCAAGCTCTTGAATTTCCTCAAGAAGAATCAAGAAGAAGAGCAAAAGaaacaaaagaaataattgaTGAAATTAATATTAGATCAGAAAAACAAATGGCAAAGAATTTTAGAATGggaaatgaaataataccAAGATTAAAAGAAGTTATGACATCTATTGAAAATGAaggtaagaaaaaaaatttagatCTTACTCGAGATGATATTGCTGATATGtcttatttcatatttaaaaatttattccaTCTTTCAGAAACTTGGAAAAAAAATCCCACCTTAATTCCAATAGATTAA